From Arachis stenosperma cultivar V10309 chromosome 2, arast.V10309.gnm1.PFL2, whole genome shotgun sequence, one genomic window encodes:
- the LOC130961071 gene encoding uncharacterized protein LOC130961071 isoform X1, with amino-acid sequence MALKLNANNNYLSLSSSNCWPSNGSPCTGRKVLALRCLLRNKWGNSRKGCLIRQFFVSNGDAGLVGCGKYYITLSKPRRRGYIFPFASADDGVTVNGSPQSSTSTDLEKMRVKLNSSLEDGDFCDALVQALYDAARVFELAIKEHKSLARVSWVSTAWLGVDQNAWVKPVSYQAAVFSLLHAASEISSRRDGSDDRNVNVFVQRSLLRLSAPLEGLIREKLSTQMPEAYEWFWSEQVPAVVASFVNKFEGDGRFSATAVLNGKSMGSSSASDTSLLLLALTCIAVVSKLGPAKVSCSQFFSMIAEITGSLMDMLAGLIPVSQAYNSIKDIGLHREFLVHFGPRAAACRAKDEWGSEEIVFWVNLAQRQLQQVIDKEKIWSRLTTSESIEVLEKDLAIFGFFIALGRSTRSFLLANGFDTLDDPLEDIIRYLIGGSVFYYPQLSSISSYQLYVEVVCEELDWLPFYPGITSITKQTHTHKSKDEGPPNAEAVPQAFYVCSHWIQSFIKYSTWLESPSNVKAAEFLSIGHKKLMQSMEELGMKTEKTLEKEIKKTVDRQRSAVKSIAKDSDSFDEALKSVEEAVTRLEKLLQELHVSSSISGKEHIKAACSDLEKIRKLRKEAEFLEASFRAKADSLQQGVGGGQSHTQVGDDQEFTKGKSRKNANARVDRSKRNVGKSRGFLDIIIPRGSRKSDLEADVSASDNHDEQSPPNVGIMDQEFSEFRRFETLRKELMELEKRVENSTYQSENNEDLVVIDDGARYSDAAGSFQLSRVQKKENIIEKSLGKLKETGTDVWQGTQLLAIDVAAATGLLRRALIGDELTEKEKKTLKRTVTDMASVVPIGVLMLLPVTAVGHAAMLAAIQRYVPGLIPSTYGRERLELLRQLEKVKQMAAIDVDSDDEDDVEK; translated from the exons ATGGCGCTCAAATTGAACGCTAACAACAACTACCTTTCACTAAG CTCTTCAAATTGTTGGCCTTCCAATGGCTCCCCTTGCACAGGCAGAAAAGTATTGGCTTTGCGGTGTTTGTTACGAAATAAATGGGGTAATTCAAGAAAGGGCTGCCTGATACGACAATTTTTTGTGTCGAATGGTGATGCTGGTTTGGTGGGGTGTGGGAAGTACTATATAACGCTTTCCAAACCCAGGAGGAGGGGATACATTTTCCCATTTGCCTCAGCTGATGATGGTGTGACTGTCAACGGGAGTCCCCAATCTAGCACGAGTACAGACCTCGAGAAAATGAGGGTGAAACTTAATAGCTCACTTGAAGATGGAGACTTCTGTGATGCACTTGTTCAAGCTTTATATGACGCTGCCAGGGTTTTTGAATTAGCTATTAAAGAGCATAAATCATTAGCAAGAGTATCCTGGGTTTCAACTGCCTGGCTTGGGGTAGACCAAAATGCATGGGTGAAGCCAGTGTCATATCAG GCTGCTGTTTTCTCCTTATTGCATGCGGCAAGTGAAATTTCATCGCGAAGAGATGGCAGCGACGACAGAAATGTCAATGTCTTTGTTCAAAGGAG TTTGCTGAGGCTATCTGCTCCCCTGGAGGGTTTAATTAGAGAAAAATTATCAACCCAAATGCCCGAAGCATATGAATGGTTCTGGTCTGAGCAGGTTCCAGCTGTTGTGGCATCCTTTGTTAATAAGTTTGAAGGGGATGGACGCTTTTCCGCTACTGCTGTTTT GAATGGAAAAAGTATGGGTTCAAGCAGTGCAAGTGACACGTCCCTTCTTCTGCTTGCACTAACATGCATTGCTGTAGTCTCTAAACTTGGCCCGGCCAAAGTTTCTTGTTCACAATTCTTTTCCATGATCGCAGAGATAACTGGTAGTTTAATGGACATGCTGGCTGGTCTAATTCCTGTAAGCCAAGCTTATAATTCTATAAAGGATATTGGTCTGCACAGAGAATTTCTTGTTCATTTTGGGCCAAGAGCTGCAGCCTGTAGAGCAAAAGATGAATGGGGTTCAGAAGAGATTGTTTTCTGGGTGAATCTTGCTCAGAGGCAACTGCAGCAAGTTATTGATAAGGAGAAAATCTGGTCAAGACTGACAACTTCTGAAAGTATTGAG GTTTTGGAGAAGGATTTGGCTATATTTGGATTCTTTATCGCTTTAGGAAGAAGTACACGGTCCTTCCTTTTGGCGAATGGTTTTGATACCCTTGATGATCCACTGGAAGATATCATCAG GTACCTTATAGGAGGCAGCGTTTTTTACTACCCTCAGCTCTCATCCATTAGTTCATACCAATTGTATGTGGAG GTAGTTTGTGAAGAGCTGGACTGGCTTCCTTTTTATCCGGGTATCACCAGCATTACAAAACAGACTCACACgcataaaagtaaagatgaagGTCCCCCAAATGCTGAAGCAGTACCCCAGGCATTTTATGTTTGTTCTCATTGGATTCAGAGCTTTATCAAATATAGTACATGGCTAGAAAGCCCCTCAAATGTGAAAGCAGCTGAATTTCTGTCAATAGG gCACAAGAAGTTGATGCAGTCCATGGAAGAACTTGGGATGAAAAC GGAGAAGACATTAGAAAAAGAGATCAAGAAAACAGTTGATAGACAGAGATCTGCAGTTAAGTCAATTGCAAAAGATTCAGATTCATTTGATGAG GCATTGAAAAGTGTTGAAGAAGCTGTGACAAGACTCGAAAAGTTGCTCCAAGAGTTACATGTATCAAGCTCTATTTCTGGAAAAGAGCATATAAAAGCAGCCTGTTCTGACCTGGAAAAAATACGAAAACTTAGGAAAGAAGCTGAATTCCTGGAAGCATCTTTCAGGGCGAAGGCTGATTCTTTACAGCAG GGAGTTGGTGGTGGTCAGTCTCACACACAAGTTGGTGATGATCAAGAATTTACGAAAGGGAAAAGCAGAAAGAATGCAAATGCAAGGGTGGATAGGAGCAAAAG AAATGTTGGAAAATCTCGTGGATTCTTGGACATCATTATACCTCGTGGTAGCAGAAAGTCTGACCTGGAGGCTGATGTGAGTGCTTCT GATAATCATGATGAGCAGTCTCCACCAAATGTAGGGATCATGGACCAAGAATTCAGTGAATTCCGCCGGTTTGAGACTCTGAGAAAGGAGTTAATGGAACTTGAGAAACGCGTCGAAAATAGTACATATCAATCAGAAAATAACGAG GATTTAGTAGTCATTGATGATGGTGCTCGTTATAGTGATGCTGCTGGATCTTTTCAGTTGTCCAGGGTTCAGAAGAAGGAAAATATCATAGAGAAATCTTTAggcaaattaaaagaaacaggAACG GATGTCTGGCAAGGAACTCAACTTCTAGCTATTGATGTCGCTGCTGCTACAGGATTGCTTAGAAGGGCTCTGATTGGGGATGAATTGActgagaaggagaagaaaacgcTTAAAAGAACGGTGACTGACATGGCTTCAGTTGTTCCTATTGGTGTTTTGATGCTTCTTCCA
- the LOC130961071 gene encoding uncharacterized protein LOC130961071 isoform X2: MALKLNANNNYLSLSSSNCWPSNGSPCTGRKVLALRCLLRNKWGNSRKGCLIRQFFVSNGDAGLVGCGKYYITLSKPRRRGYIFPFASADDGVTVNGSPQSSTSTDLEKMRVKLNSSLEDGDFCDALVQALYDAARVFELAIKEHKSLARVSWVSTAWLGVDQNAWVKPVSYQAAVFSLLHAASEISSRRDGSDDRNVNVFVQRSLLRLSAPLEGLIREKLSTQMPEAYEWFWSEQVPAVVASFVNKFEGDGRFSATAVLNGKSMGSSSASDTSLLLLALTCIAVVSKLGPAKVSCSQFFSMIAEITGSLMDMLAGLIPVSQAYNSIKDIGLHREFLVHFGPRAAACRAKDEWGSEEIVFWVNLAQRQLQQVIDKEKIWSRLTTSESIEVLEKDLAIFGFFIALGRSTRSFLLANGFDTLDDPLEDIIRYLIGGSVFYYPQLSSISSYQLYVEVVCEELDWLPFYPGITSITKQTHTHKSKDEGPPNAEAVPQAFYVCSHWIQSFIKYSTWLESPSNVKAAEFLSIGHKKLMQSMEELGMKTEKTLEKEIKKTVDRQRSAVKSIAKDSDSFDEALKSVEEAVTRLEKLLQELHVSSSISGKEHIKAACSDLEKIRKLRKEAEFLEASFRAKADSLQQGVGGGQSHTQVGDDQEFTKGKSRKNANARVDRSKRNVGKSRGFLDIIIPRGSRKSDLEADDNHDEQSPPNVGIMDQEFSEFRRFETLRKELMELEKRVENSTYQSENNEDLVVIDDGARYSDAAGSFQLSRVQKKENIIEKSLGKLKETGTDVWQGTQLLAIDVAAATGLLRRALIGDELTEKEKKTLKRTVTDMASVVPIGVLMLLPVTAVGHAAMLAAIQRYVPGLIPSTYGRERLELLRQLEKVKQMAAIDVDSDDEDDVEK, from the exons ATGGCGCTCAAATTGAACGCTAACAACAACTACCTTTCACTAAG CTCTTCAAATTGTTGGCCTTCCAATGGCTCCCCTTGCACAGGCAGAAAAGTATTGGCTTTGCGGTGTTTGTTACGAAATAAATGGGGTAATTCAAGAAAGGGCTGCCTGATACGACAATTTTTTGTGTCGAATGGTGATGCTGGTTTGGTGGGGTGTGGGAAGTACTATATAACGCTTTCCAAACCCAGGAGGAGGGGATACATTTTCCCATTTGCCTCAGCTGATGATGGTGTGACTGTCAACGGGAGTCCCCAATCTAGCACGAGTACAGACCTCGAGAAAATGAGGGTGAAACTTAATAGCTCACTTGAAGATGGAGACTTCTGTGATGCACTTGTTCAAGCTTTATATGACGCTGCCAGGGTTTTTGAATTAGCTATTAAAGAGCATAAATCATTAGCAAGAGTATCCTGGGTTTCAACTGCCTGGCTTGGGGTAGACCAAAATGCATGGGTGAAGCCAGTGTCATATCAG GCTGCTGTTTTCTCCTTATTGCATGCGGCAAGTGAAATTTCATCGCGAAGAGATGGCAGCGACGACAGAAATGTCAATGTCTTTGTTCAAAGGAG TTTGCTGAGGCTATCTGCTCCCCTGGAGGGTTTAATTAGAGAAAAATTATCAACCCAAATGCCCGAAGCATATGAATGGTTCTGGTCTGAGCAGGTTCCAGCTGTTGTGGCATCCTTTGTTAATAAGTTTGAAGGGGATGGACGCTTTTCCGCTACTGCTGTTTT GAATGGAAAAAGTATGGGTTCAAGCAGTGCAAGTGACACGTCCCTTCTTCTGCTTGCACTAACATGCATTGCTGTAGTCTCTAAACTTGGCCCGGCCAAAGTTTCTTGTTCACAATTCTTTTCCATGATCGCAGAGATAACTGGTAGTTTAATGGACATGCTGGCTGGTCTAATTCCTGTAAGCCAAGCTTATAATTCTATAAAGGATATTGGTCTGCACAGAGAATTTCTTGTTCATTTTGGGCCAAGAGCTGCAGCCTGTAGAGCAAAAGATGAATGGGGTTCAGAAGAGATTGTTTTCTGGGTGAATCTTGCTCAGAGGCAACTGCAGCAAGTTATTGATAAGGAGAAAATCTGGTCAAGACTGACAACTTCTGAAAGTATTGAG GTTTTGGAGAAGGATTTGGCTATATTTGGATTCTTTATCGCTTTAGGAAGAAGTACACGGTCCTTCCTTTTGGCGAATGGTTTTGATACCCTTGATGATCCACTGGAAGATATCATCAG GTACCTTATAGGAGGCAGCGTTTTTTACTACCCTCAGCTCTCATCCATTAGTTCATACCAATTGTATGTGGAG GTAGTTTGTGAAGAGCTGGACTGGCTTCCTTTTTATCCGGGTATCACCAGCATTACAAAACAGACTCACACgcataaaagtaaagatgaagGTCCCCCAAATGCTGAAGCAGTACCCCAGGCATTTTATGTTTGTTCTCATTGGATTCAGAGCTTTATCAAATATAGTACATGGCTAGAAAGCCCCTCAAATGTGAAAGCAGCTGAATTTCTGTCAATAGG gCACAAGAAGTTGATGCAGTCCATGGAAGAACTTGGGATGAAAAC GGAGAAGACATTAGAAAAAGAGATCAAGAAAACAGTTGATAGACAGAGATCTGCAGTTAAGTCAATTGCAAAAGATTCAGATTCATTTGATGAG GCATTGAAAAGTGTTGAAGAAGCTGTGACAAGACTCGAAAAGTTGCTCCAAGAGTTACATGTATCAAGCTCTATTTCTGGAAAAGAGCATATAAAAGCAGCCTGTTCTGACCTGGAAAAAATACGAAAACTTAGGAAAGAAGCTGAATTCCTGGAAGCATCTTTCAGGGCGAAGGCTGATTCTTTACAGCAG GGAGTTGGTGGTGGTCAGTCTCACACACAAGTTGGTGATGATCAAGAATTTACGAAAGGGAAAAGCAGAAAGAATGCAAATGCAAGGGTGGATAGGAGCAAAAG AAATGTTGGAAAATCTCGTGGATTCTTGGACATCATTATACCTCGTGGTAGCAGAAAGTCTGACCTGGAGGCTGAT GATAATCATGATGAGCAGTCTCCACCAAATGTAGGGATCATGGACCAAGAATTCAGTGAATTCCGCCGGTTTGAGACTCTGAGAAAGGAGTTAATGGAACTTGAGAAACGCGTCGAAAATAGTACATATCAATCAGAAAATAACGAG GATTTAGTAGTCATTGATGATGGTGCTCGTTATAGTGATGCTGCTGGATCTTTTCAGTTGTCCAGGGTTCAGAAGAAGGAAAATATCATAGAGAAATCTTTAggcaaattaaaagaaacaggAACG GATGTCTGGCAAGGAACTCAACTTCTAGCTATTGATGTCGCTGCTGCTACAGGATTGCTTAGAAGGGCTCTGATTGGGGATGAATTGActgagaaggagaagaaaacgcTTAAAAGAACGGTGACTGACATGGCTTCAGTTGTTCCTATTGGTGTTTTGATGCTTCTTCCA
- the LOC130960217 gene encoding probable F-box protein At2g36090: protein MACTSGESSTAEQRSGAATISALHPDVIESHILTRLDGASLGSAAATCSQLHALSSSDHLWSRACRSMWPSSNSPRVSQVISTFPNASRSFFSDSFTASRPPVTAITNSSNGFTKIQEAVTTEIISSVDLFYGEDLMLSKVIETETETGWFLCSPFRVDLLDPKEAVRTEVSYRDDTCHNMVERLRLSWIVIDPAAKRAVNVASRRAVSVRRHWLTGEVEARFPMVVSGGERGTAAEAAVCGAVVTWGVSDGGEMNVREVSLQIEDMDGTHLNGRDSLVILKRALEGKRVKANVEEEEKSYEEFMKEKEERKERKARVEGRLDMLCVGLATLAFAGLFGLFVFWRWH from the coding sequence ATGGCTTGCACCTCCGGCGAGTCGTCCACGGCGGAACAACGCAGCGGAGCTGCCACAATTTCCGCCCTCCATCCCGACGTGATCGAGTCCCACATACTCACGCGCCTCGACGGAGCCTCGCTTGGCTCTGCCGCTGCAACATGCTCACAACTCCACGCGCTCTCCTCCAGCGACCACCTATGGTCACGCGCCTGCCGCTCCATGTGGCCGTCCAGTAACTCGCCACGTGTCAGTCAAGTCATTTCCACGTTCCCCAACGCTTCCCGCTCTTTCTTCTCCGACTCCTTCACCGCTTCTCGTCCTCCCGTAACCGCTATAACTAATTCCTCCAACGGCTTCACGAAAATCCAGGAAGCAGTAACAACGGAAATAATCTCATCCGTTGATCTCTTCTACGGTGAAGATCTCATGTTATCGAAAGTTATCGAAACCGAAACCGAGACTGGTTGGTTCCTGTGCTCGCCGTTCCGCGTTGACCTCTTGGACCCGAAGGAGGCGGTTAGAACTGAGGTTAGCTATCGTGATGACACGTGTCATAACATGGTTGAAAGGTTGAGGCTGAGCTGGATTGTGATCGATCCCGCCGCGAAGCGAGCGGTGAACGTGGCGAGCCGGAGAGCGGTGTCGGTGCGGCGGCACTGGCTGACCGGTGAGGTGGAGGCGAGGTTTCCGATGGTTGTGTCGGGCGGAGAGAGAGGGACGGCGGCGGAAGCGGCCGTGTGCGGCGCGGTGGTAACCTGGGGAGTGAGTGACGGAGGGGAGATGAACGTGAGAGAGGTGAGTCTGCAAATTGAAGACATGGATGGGACGCACTTGAACGGTAGGGATAGTTTGGTAATTTTAAAGAGGGCGCTGGAGGGTAAAAGGGTAAAAGCGAacgttgaagaagaagagaaaagttACGAAGAGTTTATGAAGGAGaaggaagaaaggaaagagagaaAGGCGAGAGTTGAGGGAAGGTTGGATATGCTTTGCGTGGGTCTAGCGACGTTAGCGTTTGCGGGGCTTTTTGGTCTTTTTGTCTTCTGGAGATGGCACTGA
- the LOC130961348 gene encoding 40S ribosomal protein S2-2-like, with translation MAERGAGGERGGFGRGFGGRGRGGDRGRGGRRRGGGRREEEEKWVPVTKLGRLVKDSKIQSLEQIYLHSLPIKEHQIVDQLVGPSLKDEVMKIMPVQKQTRAGQRTRFKAFVVVGDGNGHVGLGVKCSKEVATAIRGAIILAKLSVIPVRRGYWGNKIGKPHTVPCKVTGKCGSVTVRMVPAPRGSGIVAARVPKKVLQFAGIEDVFTSSRGSTKTLGNFVKATFECLLKTYGFLTPDFWRETRFSKSPFQEYTDFLAKPTTKTLILEEERVDA, from the exons ATGGCAGAGCGCGGAGCTGGCGGTGAACGCGGCGGATTCGGCCGTGGATTCGGTGGTCGCGGTCGCGGTGGTGACAGAGGCCGCGGTGGTCGTCGCAGAGGTGGTGGCCGCAGGGAGGAGGAAGAGAAATGGGTTCCAGTGACGAAACTAGGACGCTTAGTAAAAGACTCAAAAATCCAGAGCCTCGAACAAATCTACCTTCATTCCCTCCCAATCAAGGAGCACCAAATCGTAGACCAATTGGTCGGACCTTCTCTTAAAGATGAG GTGATGAAGATTATGCCGGTTCAGAAGCAGACACGTGCCGGTCAGAGAACAAGGTTCAAGGCATTTGTGGTCGTTGGTGATGGAAATGGACACGTTGGATTGGGAGTGAAGTGCAGCAAGGAGGTGGCTACTGCTATCCGTGGCGCCATCATTCTGGCGAAGCTTTCGGTTATTCCGGTGAGGAGAGGATACTGGGGAAACAAGATTGGGAAGCCTCACACTGTTCCTTGCAAGGTTACAGGGAAGTGTGGTTCTGTCACTGTTAGGATGGTGCCTGCACCTCGTGGTTCTGGAATTGTCGCAGCTAGGGTTCCTAAGAAGGTTCTGCAGTTTGCTGGTATTGAAGATGTGTTTACTTCATCAAGAGGATCCACTAAGACACTTGGAAATTTTGTCAAG GCTACTTTTGAGTGTTTGTTGAAGACCTATGGATTCCTGACACCCGATTTCTGGAGAGAAACTCGCTTCTCTAAGTCTCCATTCCAAGAGTACACAGATTTTCTAGCCAAGCCGACCACAAAGACCCTCATCCTCGAGGAAGAGAGAGTTGATGCTTAA
- the LOC130961349 gene encoding casparian strip membrane protein 3-like yields the protein MSTTIEVGESSSRKIAKEKTPLIGAPKRGGGWKKGVAIMDFILRLGAIAAALGAAATMSMADQILPFFTQFVQFEASYDNFSAFQFFVISMAFVGGYLVLSLPFSIVTIIRPHAVGPRLFLIILDMVFLTLATASAAAAAAIVYLAHNGDQDSNWLAICNQFTDFCQQTSGAVISAFVSVVLLLFLVIMTAVALRSH from the exons atgtcaaCTACTATTGAAGTGGGAGAgtcatcatcaagaaaaattGCTAAGGAAAAAACACCATTGATTGGTGCACCAAAAAGGGGAGGAGGATGGAAGAAAGGGGTGGCAATAATGGACTTTATTCTAAGGTTAGGTGCCATAGCTGCTGCTCTTGGTGCTGCTGCCACCATGTCAATGGCTGATCAAATTTTACCTTTCTTCACTCAGTTCGTTcagtttgaagcaagctatgataaCTTCTCTGCTTTTCA GTTCTTTGTTATTTCAATGGCATTTGTGGGTGGTTACTTGGTTCTATCACTGCCTTTCTCTATAGTAACCATCATACGCCCCCATGCAGTTGGACCAAGACTTTTCCTCATCATTTTAGACATG GTGTTTCTTACTCTAGCAACTGCAAGTGCTGCTGCAGCCGCAGCCATAGTATACTTAGCACATAACGGGGACCAAGACTCTAACTGGCTTGCCATATGCAATCAGTTTACAGATTTCTGTCAACAAACAAGTGGAGCTGTGATCTCTGCCTTCGTTTCAGTGGTTCTACTTTTGTTCTTGGTTATTATGACTGCTGTGGCTCTTAGGAGCCATTAG